One segment of Haloplanus natans DSM 17983 DNA contains the following:
- a CDS encoding Hsp20/alpha crystallin family protein has translation MTGFKEFGKSAANAVLERVGRGVGKVQERKPLSYDVLESDDAYLVVFDAPGVTRSDVQVRYVEGEVQIRLDRFRDFHEGFEMRFPGRGLSLDGRARLPPDADVDAGEASATLSGNGTLRIEVPKHADGTDVAVVEEANEDGDENESGDEGDE, from the coding sequence ATGACCGGGTTCAAGGAGTTCGGCAAGTCGGCGGCCAACGCCGTTCTGGAACGGGTCGGCCGCGGCGTCGGGAAAGTCCAGGAGCGCAAGCCCCTCTCGTACGACGTGCTGGAGTCCGACGACGCCTATCTCGTGGTGTTCGACGCCCCCGGAGTTACCCGGAGCGACGTGCAGGTGCGCTACGTCGAGGGCGAGGTGCAGATCCGTCTCGACCGCTTCCGTGACTTCCACGAGGGCTTCGAGATGCGGTTCCCCGGCCGCGGCCTCTCGCTCGACGGCCGGGCACGCCTCCCCCCGGACGCCGACGTGGACGCGGGCGAGGCGTCGGCCACCCTGAGCGGTAACGGAACGCTCCGTATCGAAGTGCCGAAACACGCCGACGGGACGGACGTGGCGGTCGTGGAGGAAGCGAACGAGGACGGAGACGAAAACGAGAGCGGCGACGAAGGCGACGAGTAA
- a CDS encoding NUDIX hydrolase has protein sequence MDLSALGRHTPRSIDDAEREAAVVAPVVGRPEGDALLFTKRADHLGQHPGQMSFPGGGREPSDEDLEATARREANEEIGLRSDEIEMIGRLDDIPTVSDYSVRPFVSRVPDREYVPDEREVAEIAVLPVDELIDLDNYDSEHRDHPYYGEIRLHFFRVGGYTVWGATGRMLVQLLELTTDWEMPPEVDRVVDPDADFPV, from the coding sequence ATGGATCTGTCCGCGCTCGGCCGTCACACGCCACGAAGCATCGACGACGCCGAGCGTGAAGCCGCGGTCGTCGCGCCCGTCGTCGGGCGCCCCGAGGGCGATGCACTCCTCTTTACCAAGCGCGCGGACCACCTCGGCCAGCATCCGGGACAGATGAGTTTCCCGGGTGGCGGCCGCGAACCCAGCGACGAGGATCTGGAGGCGACGGCACGTCGCGAAGCCAACGAGGAGATCGGGCTCCGTTCGGACGAAATCGAGATGATCGGCCGTCTGGACGACATTCCGACCGTCAGCGACTACAGCGTGCGCCCGTTCGTCTCGCGGGTCCCCGACAGGGAGTACGTCCCCGACGAGCGCGAAGTGGCCGAAATCGCCGTCCTCCCGGTCGACGAGTTGATCGACCTCGACAACTACGATTCGGAACACCGCGACCACCCATACTACGGGGAGATCAGGCTTCATTTCTTCCGCGTCGGCGGCTACACCGTCTGGGGGGCGACCGGGCGGATGCTCGTCCAATTGCTCGAACTGACGACCGACTGGGAGATGCCGCCGGAGGTCGACCGTGTGGTCGACCCGGACGCCGATTTTCCCGTCTGA
- a CDS encoding DUF7109 family protein, which yields MSVPTATGDELAGVVDLFGAVTREELGDALGELAFKRGEEVDEAAVEAAVDDAIEGYYLVAVDRDGTTLLAPGPVAFPTLPEDAEDLPHILDVPTRTVDRGVLAEAAERRLRADAARAVDADAAERIERLLDVSYDLETWGSTDVSGVRSRLDDALENHN from the coding sequence GTGAGCGTCCCGACCGCGACGGGGGACGAACTCGCGGGCGTCGTCGACCTCTTCGGCGCGGTGACCCGCGAGGAACTCGGCGATGCGCTCGGCGAACTCGCCTTCAAGCGCGGCGAAGAGGTCGACGAGGCGGCCGTCGAGGCCGCCGTCGACGACGCCATCGAGGGCTACTACCTCGTCGCCGTCGACCGCGACGGGACGACGCTCCTCGCGCCCGGCCCGGTGGCGTTCCCGACGCTCCCCGAGGACGCCGAGGACCTCCCGCACATTCTCGACGTGCCGACGCGGACGGTCGACCGCGGCGTCTTGGCCGAGGCGGCGGAACGACGGCTCCGTGCCGACGCGGCGCGGGCCGTCGACGCCGACGCCGCCGAGCGGATCGAACGGCTGCTCGACGTGAGCTACGACCTCGAAACGTGGGGCTCGACCGACGTGAGCGGCGTGCGGAGTCGGCTCGACGACGCCCTCGAGAACCACAACTGA
- a CDS encoding glycosyltransferase family protein, whose product MEYVQERVTTLHDLTDPTPTAPTDRATVVVPMTEREYAGLAPDRVLSELERLDPGQVVVPLRAPADRVGDFHDWLADFDLSLSVLWCNGPRLEDLLDDYGLDGEFGKGRDVWLGLGQALDREFVVVHDADTKSYSRADVTRLLFPLAHGYDFAKGYYARVENDRLYGRLFRLFFVPLVRALGEERDAPILRYLDTFRYALAGEFAATTDLVERLRPQRSWGLEVGTLGDAFDHAGFEGSAQVDLGTYEHDHRAVSGPTGLSDMSRHVGAALLRVVEEGGVDPEYGSLPERYRGAARSLVRSYELDAAFNGLTYDRGDELDQIETYADAIEPPGTDRRLPAWTETPVSPERIAEAAAADLEAVR is encoded by the coding sequence ATGGAGTACGTCCAAGAACGCGTGACGACGCTCCACGACCTGACCGATCCGACGCCCACGGCGCCGACCGACCGGGCGACGGTCGTCGTCCCCATGACCGAACGGGAGTACGCCGGGCTGGCGCCGGATCGCGTCCTCTCGGAACTCGAACGGCTCGATCCGGGGCAGGTCGTCGTCCCGCTTCGAGCGCCGGCGGACCGCGTCGGCGACTTCCACGACTGGCTCGCCGACTTCGATCTGTCACTCTCGGTGCTCTGGTGTAACGGGCCGCGGCTGGAGGACTTGCTCGACGACTACGGCCTCGACGGCGAGTTCGGGAAGGGTCGTGACGTGTGGCTCGGCCTCGGCCAGGCGCTCGATCGCGAATTCGTCGTCGTCCACGACGCGGACACCAAGAGCTACTCGCGGGCGGACGTGACGCGACTCCTCTTTCCCCTCGCCCACGGCTACGACTTCGCGAAGGGGTACTACGCCCGTGTCGAGAACGACCGCCTCTACGGCCGACTCTTTCGGCTGTTTTTCGTCCCGCTGGTCCGCGCGCTGGGCGAGGAGCGTGACGCCCCGATACTCCGCTATCTCGACACCTTTCGGTATGCACTCGCGGGCGAGTTCGCGGCGACGACCGACCTCGTCGAACGGCTCCGCCCCCAGCGGTCGTGGGGGCTGGAAGTCGGCACCCTCGGCGACGCCTTCGACCACGCCGGCTTCGAGGGGAGCGCACAGGTCGATCTGGGGACGTACGAACACGACCACCGCGCGGTGAGCGGGCCGACCGGCCTCTCCGATATGAGCCGGCACGTCGGCGCCGCGCTCCTCCGCGTCGTCGAGGAGGGTGGCGTCGACCCGGAGTACGGTAGCCTGCCCGAGCGCTACCGCGGGGCGGCGCGCTCGCTCGTCCGGAGCTACGAACTCGACGCGGCGTTCAACGGGCTGACCTACGACCGCGGGGACGAACTCGACCAGATCGAGACGTACGCCGACGCCATCGAACCGCCGGGGACGGACCGCCGCTTGCCGGCGTGGACCGAGACACCGGTGTCGCCCGAGCGAATCGCCGAGGCCGCCGCCGCGGATCTGGAGGCGGTACGGTGA
- a CDS encoding HVO_0758 family zinc finger protein: MKSTRKGLRDGELVKDTYERLTCAECEKVLKKRDDPDEVFSVRTCPECGREWKDLR; this comes from the coding sequence ATGAAATCGACCCGGAAGGGACTCCGTGACGGCGAACTCGTCAAGGACACCTACGAGCGGCTCACGTGCGCGGAGTGTGAGAAGGTGCTAAAAAAACGGGACGACCCGGACGAGGTGTTCTCGGTTCGGACCTGTCCCGAATGCGGCCGCGAGTGGAAGGACCTCCGGTAG
- a CDS encoding aldo/keto reductase yields the protein MVTTRATWAYRDRFGDGFGRTYFRRFGSGVVSSVGLGTYLGDPTDAVDDDYEQALIAGLDGGCNVVDTAVNYRCGRSERVVGAALERADVDRDAVVVATKGGFLPFDGERPADPAGYVRETFVEGGPVDLADLAAGYHCIAPDAIEALLDRSLDALGLGTIDCYYVHNPETQLRVRSRETVYDQLEATFERLERRVAAGDIGRYGVATWEAFRVPPEADNHLSLPEVVERARAAAETVGRAETGFEAIQLPFNIHMADAFTARSHEFEGDRRSALSVAHELGLDVFVSASLGQGELADGLPPAVDAELTGDTAAQRAINFARSAPAVTCALVGTSDPDHVTENVAAGTFDPLGARAFDLVFE from the coding sequence ATGGTGACCACTCGTGCCACGTGGGCGTACCGGGACCGCTTCGGCGACGGCTTCGGCCGGACGTACTTCAGGCGGTTCGGTTCCGGCGTCGTCTCCAGCGTCGGCCTCGGCACCTACCTCGGCGACCCGACCGACGCCGTCGACGACGACTACGAGCAGGCGCTGATCGCCGGTCTCGACGGCGGGTGTAACGTCGTCGACACGGCCGTCAACTACCGCTGTGGCCGGAGCGAGCGAGTCGTCGGGGCGGCGTTGGAGCGCGCCGACGTGGACCGCGACGCCGTCGTCGTCGCCACCAAGGGTGGCTTCCTGCCGTTCGACGGCGAGCGGCCCGCGGACCCCGCCGGCTACGTCCGCGAGACGTTCGTCGAGGGCGGCCCCGTCGACCTCGCGGATCTCGCCGCTGGCTATCACTGCATCGCCCCCGACGCCATCGAGGCGCTCCTCGACCGCTCGCTCGACGCGCTGGGGCTAGGGACGATCGACTGCTACTACGTCCACAACCCGGAGACACAGCTTCGCGTCCGCTCCCGGGAGACGGTGTACGACCAGCTCGAAGCCACCTTCGAACGACTCGAACGGCGGGTGGCAGCCGGCGACATCGGGCGGTACGGCGTGGCGACGTGGGAGGCGTTTCGCGTCCCGCCCGAGGCCGACAACCACCTCTCACTGCCCGAGGTGGTCGAACGCGCACGGGCGGCCGCGGAGACGGTCGGCCGCGCCGAAACCGGATTCGAGGCGATTCAACTCCCATTTAACATTCACATGGCCGACGCTTTCACCGCCCGGAGCCACGAGTTCGAGGGTGATCGCCGGTCGGCGCTGTCGGTCGCGCACGAACTCGGTCTGGACGTGTTCGTCAGCGCAAGCCTCGGGCAGGGAGAGCTCGCCGATGGCTTGCCGCCGGCCGTCGACGCCGAACTGACGGGCGATACGGCCGCCCAGCGAGCAATCAACTTCGCCCGGAGCGCACCGGCGGTCACCTGCGCGCTCGTTGGCACGAGCGATCCCGACCACGTCACGGAGAACGTCGCCGCGGGGACCTTCGACCCGTTGGGGGCGCGGGCGTTCGACTTGGTGTTCGAGTAG
- a CDS encoding DHH family phosphoesterase, with product MSVAAEGVVRRAVVFAQSHPELLAAILVSLVVVVGGGYVLNRLTRPAGVRFASMIAEHDRITVLTHPNPDPDAMAAAMGVASLAEQVETESTIQFPGKIRHQENRAFRNVLEVELDCIERAADLSSESVVLVDHNEPRGFSNSERVHPVAVVDHHPGEGRGEAFTDVRTEYGACSSVIAEYFQDLDATPVPPDTHESEVEATYVVPSRVATGLFFGILTDTNRLTSGINSADFTASGYLSAGVDESALDRIANPQVSAETLEIKATAIRERQVEGAFAISDVGNVSNVDAIPQASDELILLEGVTAAVVYGARNGVLYLSGRSRDDRVHMGRAIEAALADIPGANGGGHARMGGGQITIDEEEFVWPARRDTLTDRLWRALEGDL from the coding sequence ATGTCCGTCGCCGCCGAGGGAGTCGTCCGGCGGGCGGTGGTGTTCGCACAGTCGCATCCGGAGTTACTGGCGGCAATACTCGTCAGTCTGGTCGTCGTCGTCGGGGGCGGATACGTCCTCAACCGGCTCACACGCCCGGCCGGCGTCCGGTTCGCGTCGATGATCGCCGAACACGACCGGATCACGGTGCTGACGCATCCGAACCCCGATCCGGACGCGATGGCGGCGGCGATGGGCGTTGCCTCGCTGGCCGAACAGGTCGAGACGGAGTCGACCATCCAGTTTCCGGGCAAGATCCGCCATCAGGAAAACCGTGCGTTCCGGAACGTTCTGGAAGTCGAACTCGACTGCATCGAACGGGCGGCGGATCTATCCTCCGAGTCGGTGGTTCTGGTCGATCACAACGAGCCACGAGGGTTCTCGAACTCCGAGCGTGTCCACCCGGTCGCCGTCGTCGACCACCATCCGGGAGAGGGCCGCGGCGAAGCCTTCACCGACGTTCGCACCGAGTACGGCGCCTGTTCGAGCGTGATCGCCGAGTATTTTCAGGACCTCGACGCCACGCCGGTGCCGCCGGACACCCACGAGAGCGAAGTCGAGGCGACGTACGTCGTCCCGTCCCGCGTCGCGACGGGGCTCTTTTTCGGCATCCTCACCGATACGAACCGCCTCACGTCGGGGATCAATTCGGCCGATTTCACGGCGAGCGGCTATCTCTCGGCGGGCGTCGACGAGAGCGCACTCGACCGCATCGCCAACCCACAGGTGAGCGCCGAGACCCTGGAGATCAAGGCGACGGCGATTCGCGAGCGACAGGTGGAGGGCGCGTTCGCCATCAGCGACGTGGGCAACGTCTCGAACGTCGACGCCATCCCACAGGCGTCGGACGAACTCATCCTGCTCGAAGGCGTCACCGCCGCGGTGGTCTACGGCGCCCGGAACGGCGTACTCTACCTCTCGGGGCGCTCCCGCGACGACCGGGTTCACATGGGACGAGCGATCGAAGCCGCGCTAGCGGACATTCCGGGAGCGAACGGCGGCGGACACGCCCGGATGGGCGGCGGCCAGATCACCATCGACGAGGAGGAGTTCGTCTGGCCCGCACGGCGAGACACGCTCACTGACCGGCTCTGGCGGGCGCTGGAAGGCGACCTGTAG
- a CDS encoding SDR family oxidoreductase, with the protein MRVAILGCGYVGLELGRQLTDDGHEVVGVRRSDAGLDAIEAVGFDAVRADLTDAASLSAVPDADWLVYAASAGGRGVDAARAAYVDGLRTVVETFGERASPPDRLVYTSSTGIYGDHDGAWVDESSTPDPATERQRILLEAEGIALEADRLDGTVVRFGGLYGPDRYRLDYYLDGPVTEGYLNSIHRDDAAGVVAHLLESDRARGEVVLAVDDEPVSKWAFADWLADECDRPRPPKRTVEERAAAGEVSRRVRANKRCANDHLHELGYELRYPTVWDGYQPAIDAFRDA; encoded by the coding sequence GTGCGGGTCGCCATCCTCGGCTGTGGGTACGTCGGCCTCGAACTCGGGCGGCAACTGACCGACGACGGACACGAGGTGGTCGGCGTCCGCCGATCGGACGCCGGACTCGACGCTATCGAGGCAGTGGGATTCGACGCCGTCCGCGCCGATCTGACGGACGCGGCGTCGCTGTCGGCCGTCCCGGACGCCGACTGGCTCGTATACGCGGCCAGTGCCGGGGGCCGTGGCGTCGACGCGGCACGGGCGGCGTACGTCGACGGCCTGCGGACCGTCGTCGAGACGTTCGGCGAGCGGGCGTCGCCGCCCGATCGGCTCGTCTACACGTCGAGTACGGGCATCTACGGCGACCACGACGGTGCCTGGGTCGACGAGTCGTCGACCCCCGACCCTGCGACGGAGCGCCAGCGCATCCTGCTGGAAGCGGAGGGTATCGCACTGGAAGCGGATCGACTCGACGGGACAGTCGTTCGCTTCGGCGGCCTCTACGGTCCGGATCGCTACCGCCTGGACTACTATCTCGATGGCCCGGTGACGGAAGGGTATCTCAACTCGATCCACCGCGACGACGCCGCCGGCGTCGTGGCACACCTCCTCGAATCCGACCGTGCGCGCGGCGAAGTGGTGCTCGCCGTCGACGACGAACCCGTCTCGAAGTGGGCGTTCGCCGACTGGCTGGCCGACGAGTGTGACCGTCCGCGGCCGCCGAAACGGACCGTCGAGGAGCGAGCCGCGGCGGGCGAGGTCAGCCGCCGCGTCCGAGCGAACAAGCGGTGTGCCAACGATCACCTCCACGAACTCGGCTACGAACTCCGGTATCCAACGGTGTGGGACGGCTACCAGCCGGCCATCGACGCGTTTCGAGACGCCTGA
- a CDS encoding DUF5791 family protein, with amino-acid sequence MLYDAADEPGTLSPRQLHAAYEMELRSVIDAHGVDTVASEAGVSAETIEALLDGESPSLTLSEAAAILAVDGDGRDAETIVQEVRDHLLMAMATGVVDVDTIASSVDLDLSGQEIQQAIEGRVRMTLAELAAIHNYIAGRNAR; translated from the coding sequence ATGCTCTACGACGCCGCCGACGAACCGGGGACGCTATCACCACGACAACTCCACGCCGCGTACGAGATGGAACTGCGCTCGGTGATCGACGCACACGGGGTCGACACCGTCGCCAGCGAGGCCGGCGTCTCGGCCGAGACGATCGAGGCCCTCCTCGACGGTGAGTCACCGTCGCTGACGCTGTCGGAGGCAGCCGCGATCCTCGCCGTGGACGGGGACGGACGGGACGCCGAGACCATCGTACAGGAGGTCCGCGATCATCTGTTGATGGCGATGGCGACGGGCGTCGTCGACGTCGACACCATCGCCTCGAGCGTCGACCTCGACCTCTCGGGACAGGAAATTCAGCAGGCGATCGAGGGTCGGGTTCGGATGACGCTCGCGGAACTCGCCGCCATCCACAACTACATTGCGGGCCGAAACGCCCGCTGA
- a CDS encoding DUF7286 family protein, with the protein MTRFVEDRRGRVPFALVGVLLLVGASTFGAALSTRGPDRIDRDAAVAMERASAETTIALRSAVGAAAREAATEPVTTPAETPYGRLLSDATPFRDALRLRIYLTLRDRLSVTRYRRGDVTAVASLPEATTPAELRRRMERIAVRGVENGTALRVTVRNLTVTASESGRVVASERRDRTVTVSTPVLALHDRATTFETRLNRGPLDGPGLGRRLTARLYPIAWTRGYAQYYDAVPIANVVATRHVETATNGAVLETQQAVFGRSDPAGRRGLHRATLELGVKDFTAATSVDGSWAKRVLPRSPPSENGTVALGRRRGKAGPSPARSIDVDVEPLARRSLNGLRTDTVQSNRSLSGVLRAAYRVETALRTSRQQTYAEPRPEPKKPDDEWSLAETTVTLNSEVGASVASSPTVEADERRFGGFSRVVELEREVTWTWERGNDTRTTTGEWTERYRVGVTVAGTYAPNGMAPDRATRPRFERGGALEGPNLADVPAKAERALVAAQGGQDAVAVAVANGSLGVRDRVVYGNRSADLRSWTDRDLRDLREELANVTVSVDAGRVATYTANPPEQLAATLRRKRSKLVAAPSQYRGAADRARVGARAALIDGTIRRLERRAANHNETRRTFDAALDRVGVGSTRTLHRILRLRSAPTPTRRANLSGSPPGGPVGVVPDGSPAYLTVASVGHDRAAAVPPSRPYHPLAAKNLNVFAAPYGDAVDVVSGAVSDRTRRTRLRTAARTLVATESTGSVSVREPRRNLRAAVSDSVGVVRTRTRRVVRNETRLTRSEARAAVAEGFAHWDGVGRRALAATNGSLARAIATAADERSADPDPGRRARLEQRLETAIVTARRTSAVTVPETPVNETLTRVRTWAAKRAAAEAGSRLKSRYVNGSLGEVAAGLPVAPVPGYWYATVNVWDVTVRGAYARFSLRTRRGAPPTTPGGTIRYVRDGSTVRLDVDGDGTGERLGRDERVAFETGTVVAVAVPAGRGGVGDVGGNADERSGAWPRPGCTSWNGTACPDSE; encoded by the coding sequence GTGACCCGGTTTGTCGAGGATCGGCGCGGGCGCGTCCCGTTCGCCCTCGTCGGCGTCCTGTTGCTGGTCGGCGCGTCGACGTTCGGGGCAGCCCTGTCGACGCGCGGGCCGGACCGGATCGACCGCGACGCCGCCGTAGCTATGGAGCGGGCGTCGGCCGAGACGACGATCGCGCTACGGTCGGCGGTCGGTGCGGCGGCGCGCGAGGCGGCGACGGAGCCGGTGACGACCCCCGCCGAGACGCCGTACGGTCGGCTCCTGAGCGACGCCACGCCGTTCCGGGACGCACTCCGGCTTCGGATCTACCTGACGCTCCGGGATCGTCTGTCCGTCACCCGGTACCGCCGTGGCGACGTGACGGCCGTCGCGTCGCTGCCCGAGGCGACGACGCCCGCCGAACTCCGCCGGAGGATGGAGCGCATCGCGGTTCGGGGCGTCGAGAACGGCACCGCACTTCGGGTGACAGTGCGAAACCTGACCGTGACGGCTAGCGAGTCGGGTCGGGTCGTCGCGAGCGAAAGGCGGGATCGGACGGTGACCGTCTCGACGCCGGTGCTCGCGCTCCACGACCGTGCGACGACCTTCGAAACCCGACTGAACCGGGGACCGCTTGACGGTCCAGGGCTGGGGCGTCGGTTGACCGCGCGACTTTATCCCATCGCGTGGACGCGTGGCTACGCCCAATATTACGACGCGGTGCCCATCGCCAACGTCGTCGCGACGCGTCACGTCGAGACGGCGACCAACGGCGCCGTCCTCGAAACCCAGCAGGCGGTGTTCGGTCGGAGCGACCCCGCGGGACGGCGCGGGCTACATCGCGCGACCCTCGAACTCGGCGTGAAGGACTTCACCGCGGCAACATCCGTCGACGGTTCGTGGGCAAAGCGCGTGCTGCCGCGGTCGCCCCCGAGCGAGAACGGGACGGTCGCGCTCGGCCGCCGGCGAGGGAAAGCGGGACCGTCGCCGGCTCGATCGATCGACGTCGACGTCGAACCACTCGCCCGTCGAAGCCTGAACGGGCTCCGCACCGACACCGTGCAGTCGAACCGGTCGCTCAGCGGCGTCCTCCGTGCCGCATACCGCGTCGAGACTGCGCTTCGAACGTCGCGACAGCAGACCTACGCGGAGCCGAGGCCGGAGCCGAAAAAGCCGGACGACGAGTGGTCGCTCGCGGAGACGACGGTGACTCTGAATTCGGAGGTGGGGGCAAGCGTCGCCTCGTCTCCCACAGTCGAGGCCGACGAGCGTCGTTTCGGCGGCTTCTCCCGCGTCGTCGAACTCGAACGGGAGGTGACGTGGACCTGGGAGCGCGGCAACGACACGAGGACGACAACGGGCGAGTGGACGGAGCGATACCGGGTCGGTGTGACGGTGGCCGGGACGTACGCGCCGAACGGGATGGCACCGGATCGAGCGACTCGGCCACGGTTCGAGCGCGGCGGGGCGCTTGAGGGGCCGAACCTCGCCGACGTGCCCGCGAAGGCCGAACGGGCGCTCGTGGCGGCGCAGGGCGGTCAGGACGCGGTGGCCGTAGCGGTTGCGAACGGGAGTCTCGGCGTGCGCGACCGGGTCGTCTACGGCAACCGATCGGCTGACCTCCGCTCGTGGACGGACCGGGACTTGCGGGACCTCCGCGAGGAGTTGGCGAACGTCACCGTCTCCGTGGATGCGGGCCGTGTAGCGACGTACACGGCGAACCCGCCCGAGCAGTTGGCGGCCACGCTCCGTCGGAAGCGATCGAAACTGGTGGCGGCGCCGAGCCAGTATCGGGGCGCCGCCGACAGGGCGCGCGTCGGTGCCCGAGCGGCGCTGATCGACGGGACGATCCGACGACTGGAGCGGCGGGCAGCGAACCACAACGAGACGCGCCGGACGTTCGACGCGGCGCTCGATCGGGTCGGCGTCGGGTCGACGCGGACGCTCCACCGGATACTCCGGCTGCGGTCGGCACCGACGCCGACACGGCGAGCGAACCTGTCCGGATCGCCCCCAGGTGGCCCCGTCGGTGTCGTTCCGGATGGCTCGCCCGCGTACCTCACAGTCGCATCGGTGGGCCACGACCGTGCAGCGGCGGTCCCGCCGTCACGGCCGTACCACCCGCTCGCGGCGAAGAATCTGAACGTCTTCGCCGCGCCGTACGGCGACGCGGTGGACGTGGTGTCCGGGGCGGTATCGGATCGGACGCGGCGGACCCGACTCCGGACGGCGGCCCGAACCCTGGTCGCCACCGAATCCACGGGATCGGTTTCGGTTCGCGAGCCACGGCGGAATCTCCGGGCGGCGGTGTCCGACTCGGTGGGTGTCGTCCGAACGCGAACGCGACGCGTCGTCCGGAACGAGACGCGACTCACGCGGTCGGAGGCGCGTGCCGCCGTCGCCGAGGGGTTCGCCCACTGGGACGGCGTGGGCCGTCGGGCGCTCGCGGCCACGAACGGATCGCTCGCCAGAGCCATCGCCACGGCGGCGGATGAGCGATCGGCCGATCCCGACCCGGGACGGCGGGCACGGCTGGAGCAGCGTCTCGAAACCGCCATCGTGACCGCCCGGCGAACGTCGGCGGTGACCGTTCCGGAGACACCGGTCAACGAGACGCTGACGCGGGTTCGAACGTGGGCGGCGAAGCGGGCGGCAGCCGAGGCTGGCAGCCGTCTCAAATCGAGATACGTGAACGGGTCACTCGGGGAGGTCGCCGCCGGGTTACCGGTCGCGCCGGTTCCGGGCTACTGGTACGCGACGGTGAACGTCTGGGACGTAACCGTCCGGGGAGCGTACGCCCGGTTCAGCCTCCGAACGCGACGCGGGGCGCCGCCCACGACGCCCGGCGGGACCATCCGGTACGTCCGCGACGGCTCCACGGTTCGTCTCGACGTGGACGGCGACGGGACGGGGGAGCGGCTGGGCCGCGACGAGCGCGTCGCCTTCGAGACGGGGACGGTCGTCGCCGTCGCCGTCCCGGCTGGTCGTGGTGGCGTCGGTGACGTGGGCGGGAACGCGGACGAGCGCTCGGGGGCCTGGCCGCGGCCGGGCTGTACGTCGTGGAACGGGACCGCCTGCCCCGATTCGGAGTGA
- a CDS encoding DUF7284 family protein — translation MTSTVLDGVLCLLFISAAVVTVTTATPREPTGEGRAGDVASTLATTTASVNYTLTPRNGTTGVEFPGRTSGAFDRTAHGTLAQLLAHAAVARAEVGDERLSHARDGYSRAVVGAVRGAVRSNHTLITAVWQPYPESSIGGRITIGSRPPPDRPIHAAAVVAPSGFPTTGEAARRAAHSRGIDGVADAVAEGFVDGQFPPTRTRIVAGGGSSESTLVRHRHRRLANRLNVTRSPRPTLADGGVADANDHLEAAVAERVRRDLRASNRSVAAAAEGVRLGRVRIVVRTWP, via the coding sequence GTGACGAGCACCGTTCTCGACGGCGTGCTCTGTCTCCTGTTTATCAGCGCCGCAGTCGTGACGGTGACGACCGCGACGCCCCGGGAACCGACCGGTGAAGGGCGTGCCGGTGACGTGGCCTCGACACTCGCGACGACAACCGCGTCCGTGAACTACACGCTCACCCCCCGGAACGGGACGACGGGCGTCGAGTTTCCGGGGCGAACGAGCGGCGCGTTCGATCGAACCGCTCACGGAACGCTGGCCCAGTTGCTGGCACATGCGGCCGTCGCTCGGGCCGAGGTCGGTGACGAGCGCCTCTCTCACGCGAGAGACGGCTACAGTCGCGCGGTCGTCGGAGCCGTCCGAGGGGCCGTACGATCCAACCACACCCTGATCACCGCCGTCTGGCAGCCGTATCCCGAATCTTCGATCGGGGGACGAATCACCATCGGAAGCCGCCCGCCGCCGGATCGGCCGATCCACGCGGCGGCGGTCGTTGCGCCGAGTGGCTTCCCGACGACGGGCGAGGCGGCCCGCCGCGCCGCACATTCGCGCGGAATCGACGGCGTCGCCGACGCCGTGGCCGAAGGATTCGTCGACGGGCAGTTCCCACCGACGCGAACCCGTATCGTCGCGGGCGGTGGGTCGTCGGAGTCGACACTGGTTCGGCATCGCCACCGCCGACTGGCCAACCGGCTAAACGTGACCCGGTCGCCACGGCCGACGCTCGCCGACGGGGGCGTCGCCGACGCCAACGATCATCTCGAAGCGGCGGTGGCCGAGCGAGTCCGTCGAGACCTGCGCGCTTCGAACAGGTCTGTGGCGGCGGCCGCCGAGGGCGTCCGACTCGGACGCGTCCGAATCGTCGTGAGGACGTGGCCGTGA
- a CDS encoding DUF7285 family protein codes for MSRSSARGQVEPTAALVVLLAVCAAVSTYAVALNGAGYESERNVASPTLDRVVGRLAVGGVADPRRRARARRSGPTGYRLNVTIAAAGRRWYAGPSPPGRLADTDTAARSVGVRIAPGRVRPGRVRVEVWS; via the coding sequence ATGTCACGCTCGTCGGCTAGGGGGCAGGTCGAGCCGACCGCCGCGCTCGTCGTCCTCCTGGCGGTGTGTGCGGCCGTCTCTACGTACGCGGTCGCCCTGAACGGTGCGGGGTACGAATCGGAGCGGAACGTCGCGTCGCCGACACTCGACCGCGTCGTCGGTCGACTCGCCGTCGGCGGCGTCGCCGACCCGCGTCGGCGGGCGCGAGCACGGCGGTCGGGGCCGACGGGCTACCGGCTCAACGTCACGATTGCGGCGGCGGGTCGGCGCTGGTACGCGGGGCCATCGCCGCCGGGACGCCTGGCCGACACCGACACTGCGGCGCGTTCGGTCGGCGTTCGAATCGCGCCCGGTCGGGTTCGTCCCGGCCGCGTCCGTGTGGAGGTGTGGTCGTGA